One window of the Candidatus Methylomirabilis sp. genome contains the following:
- a CDS encoding CopG family transcriptional regulator: MAHKVRKQIYLDPHHAQLLKQLAHDLGMSEAALIRQAVDQQAAHLVPLRRDPTAWQQERAFIERLIQEGAVSGRRTWKRDDLHER, encoded by the coding sequence ATGGCCCACAAAGTACGAAAACAAATCTATCTTGATCCCCACCATGCGCAGCTCTTGAAACAGCTTGCGCACGATCTCGGGATGTCGGAAGCGGCGCTCATTCGTCAGGCCGTGGACCAACAGGCGGCTCACCTCGTACCCCTCCGCCGCGACCCAACCGCCTGGCAGCAAGAGCGGGCTTTTATTGAGCGTCTCATCCAGGAGGGTGCCGTCTCTGGCAGACGGACCTGGAAGCGGGATGATCTCCATGAGCGGTGA
- a CDS encoding (5-formylfuran-3-yl)methyl phosphate synthase: MKLMISVRDEQEAAAALAGGADIIDVKNPAEGSLGAGRPETIAAIVRTVRGATPVSASIGDVPNLPGTVALAGLGAATCGVRLVKVGLLGARTGAEAANLLDAVSGALRMANGTVGLVACAYADAVLVGSLDPLELPGAAAPFVEGCLIDTAIKDGRTLFQRLPEETITRFIQQCHDRGLFCALAGSLQQADLSKALALGADIVGVRTAACEGGQRSGSISTTLVERLKASLASHPTLCASRSA; this comes from the coding sequence ATGAAGCTCATGATCAGTGTGCGGGACGAGCAAGAGGCAGCAGCCGCGTTGGCCGGCGGAGCCGATATCATCGATGTCAAGAACCCGGCCGAGGGATCGCTGGGCGCCGGGCGGCCGGAGACCATCGCAGCGATCGTGAGAACTGTCCGCGGTGCTACCCCTGTCAGCGCATCGATCGGCGACGTCCCGAATCTTCCGGGGACCGTGGCGCTTGCCGGCCTGGGGGCGGCCACCTGCGGGGTTCGACTCGTCAAGGTAGGACTGCTGGGGGCCAGGACAGGAGCGGAGGCGGCCAACCTGCTTGATGCCGTCAGTGGCGCGTTACGGATGGCGAACGGCACAGTGGGTCTGGTAGCCTGCGCCTACGCTGATGCGGTCCTTGTTGGTTCGCTCGATCCGCTAGAGCTTCCCGGTGCCGCCGCCCCCTTTGTCGAGGGCTGCCTCATCGATACCGCCATCAAAGACGGACGTACGCTCTTCCAACGCCTTCCGGAGGAGACCATCACTCGCTTCATTCAGCAGTGCCACGATCGGGGGCTCTTTTGCGCCTTGGCGGGCTCCTTGCAGCAGGCGGATCTTTCTAAAGCCCTGGCGCTTGGCGCCGACATCGTCGGAGTACGAACCGCAGCCTGTGAGGGAGGACAGCGAAGCGGCTCCATTTCCACGACGTTGGTGGAACGCCTGAAAGCGAGTCTTGCTTCGCACCCTACACTCTGTGCCTCGCGCTCCGCGTGA
- a CDS encoding TlpA disulfide reductase family protein: MRTLLRRARFILLLIGTLLVAQAAHAAPVPDFTLPLLNGKSVALKDFRGKPVLINFFHSKUPHCQREAPVLAKIYQQYKGKGLVMLGVNVAWDNDADVRKFVETYKTPYPVGRDSVGEIGRQYKIEGTPTTFLINRDGSLYGRSVGAMTEEEFQKSIDGLLAQKEKK; encoded by the coding sequence ATGCGCACTCTGTTACGACGAGCACGGTTCATTCTCTTGCTGATCGGCACACTACTGGTCGCCCAGGCGGCCCACGCTGCGCCTGTTCCGGACTTTACGCTCCCGCTCCTGAATGGAAAGTCTGTCGCGCTGAAGGACTTTCGCGGTAAGCCGGTCCTGATCAACTTCTTCCATTCCAAATGACCACACTGTCAACGGGAGGCTCCCGTTCTGGCAAAGATCTACCAGCAGTACAAGGGTAAGGGCCTCGTGATGCTGGGCGTGAACGTCGCCTGGGATAACGACGCCGACGTGCGGAAGTTTGTCGAAACGTATAAAACCCCATACCCCGTCGGACGCGACAGCGTTGGTGAGATCGGCAGACAGTATAAAATCGAAGGTACGCCGACCACCTTCCTGATCAACAGGGACGGCAGCTTATACGGACGTTCGGTCGGGGCCATGACAGAGGAGGAGTTCCAAAAATCTATCGATGGTCTCCTCGCTCAGAAAGAGAAGAAATAG
- a CDS encoding menaquinone biosynthesis decarboxylase, whose product MAYEDLRAFIAALERQGLLKRITTQVDPILEITEITDRISKQLGPALLFEQVKDSSMPLLINAFGSEAHLCLALQRASLDELAEELDGILEFKSPEGWFEKLRMLPKLTEMASYLPKRVKDGPCKEVRITKDPSFDLLPTLKCWPLDGGRFVTLPLVFTKDPDTGTRNCGMYRMQIFDERTAGMHWHIHHGGARHYEKNRRLGRRTEVAVALGPDPATTLSAVIPAPEGIDEMLIAGFLRKRSVELAQCETVDLEVPANAEIVLEGYVEPDELRLEGPFGDHTGFYSLPDYYPVFHLTAITHRLNPIYQTTIVGRPPMEDCHMGTAVERMSRPLLRKQLPEIVDFHMPFAGVFHNLVIVSIDKAYPGHARKIMHAIWGLGQAMFSKVIVVVDKDVNVRDPAEVTWKVLNHIDPERDIEFVMGPVETLDHASRLPKYGSKMGIDGTRKWKEEGFTREWPEEQVMDKETRALVDQRWKEYGLG is encoded by the coding sequence ATGGCATACGAGGATCTACGGGCCTTTATCGCGGCGCTGGAGCGGCAGGGACTGCTGAAGCGGATCACGACCCAGGTCGACCCGATTCTCGAGATCACCGAAATCACCGACCGGATCAGCAAGCAGCTCGGACCCGCCCTGCTCTTCGAACAGGTCAAGGATTCGTCGATGCCGCTCCTGATCAACGCCTTCGGCTCCGAGGCGCATCTCTGCCTGGCGCTACAGCGCGCCTCGCTGGACGAACTGGCCGAGGAACTGGACGGTATCCTTGAGTTCAAGAGTCCGGAAGGATGGTTCGAGAAGCTCCGGATGTTGCCGAAGCTCACGGAGATGGCGAGCTACCTGCCCAAACGGGTGAAGGATGGTCCGTGCAAGGAGGTGCGCATCACGAAGGATCCCTCATTTGACCTGTTGCCGACCCTCAAGTGCTGGCCGCTCGACGGCGGCCGGTTCGTGACGCTGCCCTTGGTCTTCACCAAAGATCCGGACACCGGCACACGCAATTGCGGCATGTATCGAATGCAGATCTTCGACGAACGGACAGCCGGAATGCACTGGCACATCCACCACGGCGGGGCCAGACACTATGAGAAAAACCGGCGGCTGGGACGCCGCACCGAGGTCGCTGTAGCCCTGGGGCCGGATCCGGCCACTACACTATCGGCAGTCATCCCGGCGCCCGAAGGGATTGACGAGATGCTGATCGCCGGATTTCTGCGGAAGCGGTCCGTCGAGCTTGCTCAGTGTGAGACCGTTGATCTGGAGGTCCCCGCTAATGCCGAGATTGTGCTGGAGGGGTACGTCGAACCCGATGAACTGCGCCTGGAGGGGCCGTTTGGTGACCACACCGGCTTTTACTCCCTCCCTGACTATTATCCTGTCTTTCACCTGACGGCCATCACCCACCGCCTGAATCCGATCTACCAGACCACCATCGTCGGCCGCCCACCCATGGAGGACTGCCACATGGGTACGGCCGTAGAACGGATGTCCCGCCCCCTCCTGAGAAAACAGTTACCCGAGATCGTGGACTTTCACATGCCGTTCGCCGGGGTCTTCCACAACCTTGTCATCGTCAGTATCGACAAAGCGTACCCGGGTCACGCGCGCAAGATCATGCACGCGATCTGGGGTCTCGGCCAAGCCATGTTCTCGAAGGTGATCGTCGTCGTGGACAAGGATGTGAACGTCCGTGATCCGGCCGAAGTGACCTGGAAGGTCCTGAACCACATCGACCCGGAGCGCGATATCGAGTTTGTCATGGGCCCGGTCGAAACCCTGGATCACGCCAGTCGACTTCCGAAGTATGGCTCAAAGATGGGGATCGATGGGACGCGGAAGTGGAAGGAAGAGGGATTCACGCGCGAGTGGCCGGAGGAACAGGTCATGGATAAGGAGACCAGGGCCCTCGTGGACCAACGCTGGAAAGAGTACGGATTAGGTTGA
- a CDS encoding redox-sensing transcriptional repressor Rex, translating into MRAIKIPEKTITRLSIYLRCVEELENEGKASVSSTQLADRFGLNSAQVRKDLAYFGQFGIRGLGYYITPLRHSLEEILGLKRAWEVALVGLGNLGSALITYKGFQEKGFKIAAVFDRDPAKIGRRVDGIQVMDTKAIATVIRKRKIKIGILAVPAAGAQAVLDKLVEGGVIAVLNFAPAQLTAPDSVKVQNVDLSALLKTLSYHIARAERPA; encoded by the coding sequence ATGAGAGCAATCAAGATTCCTGAGAAGACCATCACTCGGCTTTCGATCTACTTGAGATGTGTGGAAGAACTGGAGAATGAAGGGAAGGCGAGCGTCTCGTCTACACAACTGGCCGATCGTTTTGGTCTGAATTCCGCCCAGGTACGAAAAGACCTGGCATACTTCGGCCAGTTCGGCATCAGGGGCCTGGGATACTACATTACTCCGCTTCGGCATAGCCTGGAGGAGATTCTCGGCCTCAAGCGGGCGTGGGAGGTGGCTTTGGTCGGGTTGGGGAACCTGGGCTCTGCGTTGATTACCTACAAGGGGTTCCAGGAGAAGGGATTTAAGATCGCCGCCGTGTTCGATCGGGACCCGGCCAAGATCGGTCGGCGGGTAGATGGAATCCAGGTGATGGATACTAAGGCGATCGCGACGGTTATCCGCAAGCGGAAGATCAAGATCGGGATCTTGGCTGTTCCAGCCGCTGGCGCCCAGGCCGTCCTCGACAAGTTGGTAGAGGGCGGAGTGATTGCGGTCCTAAATTTCGCCCCCGCCCAACTGACCGCCCCCGATTCGGTAAAGGTCCAGAACGTGGACCTGTCAGCCCTTCTGAAGACGCTGAGCTACCATATCGCCCGGGCAGAGCGGCCCGCCTGA
- a CDS encoding Ig-like domain-containing protein produces MGKLMTSMMTGFAVMFVAGLSVGWAQQATVTLVSPKDGEAIGSSLVIQWEFKQAGDVNHIHLYVDGVNPGPPFGTAMELTGLPNGPHIVRVIAANTRHQEVGPEASATVTVNSAAPTTPRPAPRRSRAY; encoded by the coding sequence ATGGGAAAGTTGATGACGTCGATGATGACGGGATTCGCGGTGATGTTCGTCGCGGGGCTCTCTGTCGGCTGGGCGCAGCAGGCCACGGTCACGCTCGTGTCGCCGAAGGATGGGGAAGCCATAGGTTCCAGCCTGGTGATCCAGTGGGAGTTTAAGCAGGCGGGAGATGTCAACCACATTCATCTCTACGTGGACGGGGTCAACCCTGGGCCGCCGTTTGGGACCGCAATGGAACTCACGGGCCTCCCAAACGGGCCGCACATCGTCAGGGTCATCGCGGCGAATACGCGCCACCAAGAGGTCGGACCTGAAGCCAGCGCGACGGTGACGGTGAATAGCGCGGCGCCGACCACGCCACGGCCGGCCCCCAGGCGGAGCCGCGCGTACTAG
- a CDS encoding NADH-quinone oxidoreductase subunit N, which yields MELVLPQIDWAPLAPLIPVALGGLTTLVADLYLPPGRKQCIAILSLIAIAVSIFLSIGSWGMVRYGIHDAVVLDRFSLFFYLVLGLIGMLTILLSMGYLDTAVADQGEYYSLVLFSILGMMLMAAGGDLIVIFLGLETFSLALYTLAGFWKAELRSNESALKYLLLGAFASGFFLYGIALIYGATGTTQLRQIAAFLGDGSPPAPLFMIGGGLLLVGFGFKIASVPFHMWAPDVYEGAPTSVTAFMIAGTKAAAFAAFLRVFLLAVPALHVRWSVAIWVLAVLTMTVGNLVALVQSNIKRMLAYSSIAHAGYLLVALVAGGSSGVAGILFYLVAYALMNLGVFAVIIALQGSKQERLLLTDYAGLGWQRPVLAACMAVFMFSLSGIPPTAGFMGKLYIFTAALEGDYPGLAVIGVLNSVVSVYYYLRVIVIMYMSEAASPLPLAPASAAAVLAVLVSVLGTLHLGLFPASLLDLARQSVSAIVG from the coding sequence ATGGAACTTGTGCTACCTCAGATTGATTGGGCTCCCCTTGCGCCGCTTATACCGGTGGCGCTGGGCGGCCTCACGACGTTAGTGGCGGATCTGTATCTGCCGCCGGGACGGAAACAGTGTATCGCCATCCTGAGCTTGATAGCAATCGCTGTATCGATCTTTCTCTCGATCGGCTCGTGGGGGATGGTTCGCTACGGGATTCATGACGCGGTCGTATTGGATCGATTTTCGCTCTTCTTTTATCTTGTGCTTGGCCTGATCGGCATGCTGACCATCCTACTATCAATGGGCTACCTTGACACTGCCGTCGCCGACCAAGGAGAGTATTACAGTCTGGTGCTCTTCTCGATATTGGGGATGATGCTTATGGCTGCGGGAGGGGACTTGATCGTCATTTTTCTGGGGCTGGAAACCTTCTCGCTCGCCCTGTACACGCTTGCCGGATTCTGGAAGGCAGAGCTTCGCTCCAATGAGTCGGCGTTGAAGTACCTCCTGCTCGGCGCCTTTGCCAGCGGCTTTTTCCTCTATGGCATTGCCCTGATCTACGGGGCGACCGGCACGACCCAGCTTCGACAGATTGCGGCTTTTCTTGGCGATGGGAGTCCCCCTGCGCCCCTGTTCATGATCGGAGGGGGGTTGCTGCTGGTTGGATTCGGCTTCAAGATCGCCTCGGTCCCGTTCCATATGTGGGCCCCTGACGTGTATGAGGGGGCGCCCACCTCGGTCACCGCATTCATGATCGCCGGGACCAAGGCGGCGGCATTTGCCGCCTTCCTGCGGGTATTTCTTCTGGCAGTACCTGCCTTGCACGTGCGGTGGTCGGTGGCGATCTGGGTGCTGGCGGTCCTCACTATGACGGTGGGGAATCTGGTTGCCCTGGTTCAAAGCAATATCAAACGGATGCTTGCGTATAGCTCGATTGCGCATGCCGGGTATCTGTTGGTCGCATTGGTCGCCGGCGGATCATCCGGGGTCGCCGGCATCCTCTTCTACCTTGTTGCCTATGCTTTGATGAACCTTGGCGTCTTCGCCGTCATCATTGCATTGCAAGGGTCTAAGCAAGAGCGGCTGTTGCTCACCGACTACGCCGGTCTTGGATGGCAGCGGCCGGTCCTGGCCGCCTGTATGGCCGTCTTCATGTTCTCGCTGTCCGGAATCCCTCCCACAGCCGGATTCATGGGCAAGCTGTATATCTTCACCGCCGCCCTTGAAGGCGACTACCCGGGCCTGGCGGTGATCGGTGTGCTGAACAGCGTCGTTTCGGTCTACTATTATCTGCGCGTCATCGTCATTATGTATATGAGTGAGGCAGCCTCCCCGCTACCGCTCGCTCCGGCATCCGCAGCGGCCGTCTTGGCCGTGCTGGTGTCTGTGCTGGGAACTCTTCACCTTGGCCTGTTTCCGGCGAGCTTGCTCGATCTGGCGCGGCAGTCAGTCTCCGCCATTGTAGGATGA
- a CDS encoding PIN domain-containing protein — protein MSGEVLVDTNVLAYAYDRSEHGKQRLALAVLDHLAGTQRGVLTTQVLGELFVTLTRKLTERMAVEQAAERIRHYVLSWPILDVTRLIVLEAVRGVRLHQLSFWDAQIWATARLNQIPVIFSEDFGANRTLDGIRVVNPFTPDFQLAAWS, from the coding sequence ATGAGCGGTGAGGTCTTGGTCGATACGAATGTGCTCGCCTATGCCTACGACCGCTCGGAGCACGGCAAGCAACGCCTGGCCCTAGCCGTGTTGGATCACTTGGCGGGTACGCAGCGTGGAGTCCTGACGACGCAGGTCCTCGGGGAGCTCTTCGTTACGCTCACCCGTAAGCTGACGGAGCGCATGGCGGTGGAACAGGCTGCCGAGAGGATCCGCCACTATGTGCTGAGCTGGCCTATTCTCGACGTCACGCGGTTGATCGTGCTCGAAGCGGTACGAGGCGTTCGACTGCACCAGCTCTCCTTTTGGGATGCGCAGATTTGGGCGACGGCTCGGCTAAATCAGATTCCCGTTATCTTCAGCGAGGACTTTGGTGCAAACCGGACGCTAGACGGTATCCGAGTTGTCAACCCATTCACGCCGGACTTTCAGCTTGCGGCATGGAGCTGA